DNA from Prunus persica cultivar Lovell chromosome G6, Prunus_persica_NCBIv2, whole genome shotgun sequence:
GACCAAAACACACCTCTATATATAAACACCCCAACATTCTCTCTTCACCACACACTCATTTGGATTGGAGCAGCTTCAGTTTCACCCACATTACACTTtctgagagagagggagagagataaTGGGTGTTCCTCTTATTTCATCACCGCCATTTCTTaccctctttctcttctctttcatgACATTGTGTCTCAGTCCTCAGCATGCTCTTGCAAGCATAACAAGGCACTACAAGTTTGATGTATGtgcatatatatgtgtgttaCAAAGTTTCATCATGCATACATAGCACCCACGTACATGAAGAAATGTTCTCTTGTCAGACAGTTTGACatgttatatataaatatatatgatttagTTTAAAAATATGCACGCAACCCTATCGTTACATATGTCTAATTGTAACAAGATAAAATTAGCCCCTAGGCGAAATATTCTTGTCATATATGATAcgtagtttttcttttcttattactGGGTTCTTTTTTATTGCCTTGTTTAACCTGTTTTGATTGGTTTCACAGATCAAACTGCAAAACGTGACAAGGTTATGCCAGACAAAGAGCATTGTAACAGTAAACGGACAGTTTCCTGGGCCTCGAATTGTTGCTAGGGAGGGTGACCAACTCCTTATTAAAGTGATTAACCATGTCCAAAACAACATCTCTGTTCATTGGTAATTGTGATTAACCACAACTTCATAAGCAATCTAGAGTTCATTCTTTGGCTTAAATTTTATTGCCATGCATAATTAGCCTAATGAACTGGAagttagttaattaattattatttttgttaattaccAGGCACGGCATTCGACAGCTTCGAACAGGGTGGGCTGATGGGCCTGCATATGTGACCCAATGTCCCATACAAACAGGCCACAGCTATGTGTACAACTTCACCATTGTAGGCCAAAGAGGCACTCTTTGGTGGCATGCTCACATTTCATGGCTAAGATCAACTGTTTATGGTCCCCTAATCATCCTTCCCAAGCTTGGAGTGCCTTACCCATTCACTAAACCCTATAAGGCGGTGCCGATAATTTTCGGTAATTAGTCTTTACTactcctaattaattaattaattaattcatgtAACCAAGCATGTATGTTTTCTGGCCTATTGTGTTGTCATATGCTAATATGGCCACAACATGTATATTTAAAACACAGGAGAGTGGTGGAATGCAGATCCTGAGGCAGTTATTAGCCAGGCCTTGCAAACAGGTGGAGGCCCAAATGTCTCTGATGCTTATACCCTTAATGGTCTCCCAGGGCCCTTGTACAACTGCTCTGCCAAAGGTatcaaattaatcaaaataaaattgcatTCTAACaccttatatttttatattatcaaGCTGAACTTTAAAAAATGACCTTCGTATCTGAATAGGAAGTTTAAATTGACCGTTTAACAATATAACATCTCAAATATCTAGTCATGATCGTTTTAACAACTAGCATGCACGATTCTGGAAAATCTCCTTGTTACAGCTCAACACATTGTTATTCGAGTTATATGAGGAAAAGTTTGCTTGTATGGATCCTTTTTGCAGATGCATTCAAACTAAAGGTTGAAGCTGGGAAGACATACCTTCTGCGCCTGATCAACGCAGCACTGAATGATGAGCTATTCTTCAGCATTGCAAATCACACCCTCAAAGTGGTAGAAGCTGATGCCGTCTATGTCAAACCCTTTGAGACCCACACAATTCTCATTGCCCCTGGACAAACCACAAATGTTCTtctcaaaaccaaacccagCTTCCCAAATGCCACATTTTTCTTGACTGCTAGGCCATATGTGACTGGTCTAGGTACATTTGACAACTCCACAGTTGCTGGCATTTTAGTGTATGAATTCCCACCCAAcaccaaaaccctaaaaatgaagaaacttcCACTCTTCAAACCCAATCTCCCGGCCTTAAACGACACATCATTCGCAACAAAATTCAATGACAAACTCCGCAGCTTGAACAATGCACGATTCCCAGCTAATGTACCACAGAAAGTTGACAAACATTTTTTCTTCACCGTAGGCCTTGGAACCAACCCTTGTAGCCAACATAACCGAACATGCCAAGGACCCAATGGGACAATGTTTGCAGCTTCAATTAACAACATTTCTTTTGCCATGCCAAACACTGCCTTACTCCAATCCCACTTTTCTAGCCAATCAAATGGGGTTTATACTCCTGACTTCCCAACCAATCCTATAATCCCATTTAACTACACAGGGGCCCCACCAAATGATACTATGGTAAGCAATGGGACAAAGCTGGTGGTGCTTCAATTTAACACCAGTGTGGAGTTGGTGATGCAGGACACTAGCATTCTTGGTGCTGAGAGCCATCCTCTGCATCTTCATGggtttaatttctttgttgtgGGTCAAGGATTTGGGAACTTTGACAGAAATAAGGACCCTGCAAAGTTCAATCTGGTTGACCCTGTTGAGAGGAACACTGTGGGTGTGCCCTCTGGTGGATGGGTTGCTATTCGGTTTTTAGCAGATAACCCAGGTAATATATTGAAGCTAAGATATAACAGTGACAATATACATATCATATTATTGATCACATCTTTCTCTCTTAAAACTAAGTTTTAAGTAAATCTCACTACACAGATATGTTATTAGTAGTGTGATCCATGTAAATGTGGTAAAAGGAATTTACTGATGAAAATATAAACCATATATTTCTGATCATTTTATGTGTAATTGGTACTCAAACTCTATTATTTTGGGTTGATTTTGATGACTGATATTGAAGGTTGATGTGTCAATATACAGGTGTGTGGTTTATGCATTGCCACCTGGAGATCCACACAAGCTGGGGATTGAAGATGGCTTGGGTAGTCTTAGATGGAAAGCTTCCCAATCAAAAGTTGCTTCCTCCACCTGCTGATCTTCCCAAATGTTGATCTTATTCACTTCTATTACCTCTAACCATAACTTGTCCAAAGAATTTTGTGACCCATTTGTTTATTCCTTGGTATCTTTTGGATTTACTTGgccaaaattgttttggttATGCAGAGTTGAGGGAGAATAAAAGAGAGACAATAACATATCTCTAACACTCAAATATCATAATGTAAGAGGCCTCAATATTCAAATAATATATCACTGGCGGATTGTTGCTGTTCTTTTTCAGTTCTTGGATGATTAGAaatattctctcttttttaatggGCTGCTCTGCTTTATTTTAATCTCCACCCAAGTACACTCTGGTACAAAAAACAATGAAGTTATGGCGGATTGTCCGGCTaggtttgtttttgtgttgcaCGAGTTCAAATCCTAGTCCAACAAAGAAACCAGCCAACCCAACATAAGCATATATCTATGCAACCAGCCGTCCAGGAAAAGATCGTCTGAAAGTTACACCATTGCCGCCAGAGGAGTCTTAAGTTTCTAGGTGTCTGAAAGTTACTCCATTCTCATAAAAATGATAAATGAATAAGAAGTATCAAGGTTTCTTTTACGTGTAGACAATGACAATGTCATGGTAGAAGAATGATCAATTATCAAATATATCACATGTTATGCTACTAGACTGAATCGTAACCACTTATTCAAATTCCACCTAATCAACAGTTTCAATTCACAGTTTTACATCAGAATATGTCCGGATTGTCACAATATAAGTTATATTATGTCAACGTATACGACCAGGAAAAACTGgcataaataaaatgaaaaacaaagtatAACTTATTGTTTATCAAGATAGATTTAATAAGGGTTCCCAATTTATGGAGCACTCCAATTGATTGATCGGTAGTAGAAGACATGCATTCAAGTCAAAATAGCTGCAATAAGGGTTTCAAGTTAATGTAGCCTTCTGATTGATTGATCGATCAGTCGTAGACATGCATTCAAGTCAAATAGATGATACTTCTATACAATATGCTGAATACTAGATTCCATATCGAGTATATACCTAAGATAAATCATGAGCATCCAAAGACTAAGGTATGTTTCTAATAAGACATTCCACATGGGCGCCTGATTAATCAATTCAAGGTTTTGTATCCAAATGATACACGTTGGATTCCTAGCAAACAAAAATGACATCTATTATGCATCTAGTGGTTGGTTGGTGACATCTGCCACTGCCAGCAAAACATATTCCCTTGTCTACATACTTGACGGAGAATCAAAAGAGTTTGGTTTGTAAAGAAGCAATATTATGCTTTCCAATAAGAATGAGACACCTGCcccaaaacaaatatattgtagaaaaataaatattcaatcTATAACTTACTTTTATAAGTACCTCGCTCAAGGTTCCACAACTGCCTCTCAGAAGTACAGAACTTCAATATTCCCACTTTCAGTAGCCATGACCACGTTTAAGCTGCTcatgtttctttctcttcaaatGTTCTTCACAACAATGTCATCAATCCAAGCAGCAAATTCAAAGCTCTTCAGAGAATACATCGGAGCTGAGAACAACGGCGTCACTTTCGAAGAAGTGCCCGTTGATTCCAAAGTTGAATTTCACTTCATTCTCTCCTTTGCTATTGACTATACACAATCCAATCATCCTACACCCACTAATGGCAACTTTAATGTCTTCTGGGACACACAGAATCTTACCCCTGCTCATGTATCCGCCATTAAGGCTCGTCATCAAAATGCTAAAGTAGCTCTGAGTCTTGGAGGTGATACCGTAAGCAACAAATATGCATACTTCAGTCCTACATCAATCAATTCTTGGGTTAGAAATGCTATCAACTCCATAGTTCAGATAACGGAAAAATATCATTTGGATGGAATTGATATTGACTATGAACACTTCCAGACAGATCCCAATACATTTGCTGAATGCATTGGGCGACTACTCTTCTAccttaaacaaaacaatattgtGTCGTTCACATCAATAGCACCATATGAGAATGATGCAGTGCAACCATATTACTTGGCATTGTGGAGGAAGTATGGGCATCTCATTGACTATGTTAATTTTCAGTTCTATGCCTATGATAAAGGCACGACTATAAATCagtttttaaaacattttgAGATCCAGAGCTCAAATTACAAAGGTGGAAAGATTCTAGTGAGCTTTGGAACAGATGGAAGTGGGGGGTTGTCCCCTGAACATGGGTTCTTTGAGGCTTGTGCTAGGCTTCAACGTCAGGGCAAACTTCATGGCATTTTTATTTGGTCTGCCGATGACTCCAAGAAGGCTCATTTTCGTTATGAGAAGCAATCACAGACCTTTCTGGCTAGCATAAAAtgaactgttttttttttctcctcccTTATTTGTATTTGCTGTTATGTTATTCTTAATTGGAAAGAAGGAAGCAAATAGGATTGTTGTTGATTTGTCTTTAACACAAGTAAACATTCTAAACAAACAAGTGTTATGGAAAAACATTTGGAATCTAACGCCATTAATAAATAAGATAACACTTCTCTGAATGTAATTGCACGATGCAGCGGTGGTGCCTAGGTGTGGTACATATCAAGGGGGTGAGACAAGGTTGCATAAGTGCACCTCCTTTGGCCTTTCAGGGCCTGgtcaatttcaaaacagatCAGGGAATTCTACCATCAGCTCACCCTGGTAACATATTAGTGCTGGTAAAAATATCAAACCTTCTCTACTGCTAAACATTTTGGCAAAAACAAAGTAGGAAGGGACTTCAGACCTGGAAAGCAAGAACTAGAATAAAAAGCAAATTAAAGGATTCACATAACAGCTATGTGTAGTTTCCATAAATTGATTAAACCATACTTTATCTGAAACAGAAGAAATTCAGTAAACATAATATATCTAATGAATTGGTATTGAGGAGTGAGGACTCTCTAGTTTTTGCAGTACAGTGTTGAACTGGtattatgtatgtatgtaccattgtttttgttttcaattacatGAACAAACATCGATAGAATAAAGTAAACTGAAAGAACTAAAAACTAACCGAGGAGAAAGTATGATGATTACATATTAAATTTTcaatagaaaaacaaacaaaaaagtactTCATGCATCCCACAAAGTTGGTGGAGACAGTTTTGTTAGATTAGAGGAAACACGAACATGGAAGAGCTGATAAGGAGACCTCATACCTGATAGTGCTCTCAAACACATGTAACTGGGTGCCATTTTATCTGATGGTCCACCTGGTTGTATATGCCTTTTGGAAACCACGGTGCAATTCATGTGGATCTCTATAGTTTCACTCTATTGTAAACCCACTGATCCAGGTAGTAAAGGAACTGGAAAATACTATGTTCTGGCACATTATTGAATAAGTTGATGGAGCACTTcgtggaaaaacaaagactCCTCCCATTCAACCTTGGATCATTATATCCAAGAGAAAAGGAATATCAAATATGcatcaaagaacaaaaatgcagaaattagaaaagcaaaaaaacacATATCTATAGAGAATTTAAAGTTGTCACATCCAATTACCAAAAGCAGCACCCTTATGAGTGTGAGTAAAGCacagtttttttcattttctatgttctttttctttcataggGCAATCTTCCATTAGCCCATCTACGACATTGCAATTGATACAATGGGTGTTCTTCAAAATGCACAAAACACAAACTGAAATAACATTTGTATTCAGAATCAAAACTAGGATGACATTAATCAGAGGCCAAATTTGCATTGCAATCAGCAGTatcaccaaaaacaaacaaggcaTCCCCTTAGTATTACAAAGAAAAGAGTACCAATTACAGAATTAcctggaagaaaaagaaaaagttttcaTTACAAGTACTGAAAGTAGCACACTTAATTTGTTGGAAATGTGGATCAACTACAGTTTCCcccattaattaaaaaaatcctcCTAAGGTGCTTTATATGTCCATTTTACTTACATAGGCCATATACAACATTGCAATTGATACAATCTGTGTTCTTCAAGATGCATGAaacacaaaattgaaataatactTGTATTAACAAATCAACAGTGAGATGACATTAATCAGCggcaaaattttcatttcaatccaTAATATaaccagaaacaaacaacagaTCCTCTTAATAATTGGTATTACATAGAAACCCCAAAACCTGAACCTCCATGAACCTGCTCAGCAGGGATCCTCCATGGAATTGAAATTGTGACGAAATTCCAGAAAActgaaacccaacaaaaattacaacCGTTTAAACTTGGTTATCTTCTCAACttttcctcctcttctttttcttatccAGATTTTCCTCCATAGCATCTAACACCCcactcttcctcttctttcccTCTTCCTTCTTTACCTCTTCGTTTCTGATCTTAGCCTCACCATCTCCCTTCTCAATTTGCACTGCATTCTCATCCGAATTACCAACATTATCctccttatttttcttcttcttcttgtcatGCATCTCTACTGCCACGGAATTACCAACAGTGTCCcccttctttttgttctttttcttattatgCATCTCTGCTGAATCAGCTGCCTCTCTTCTTTCAACGCCCTCCCCTGGCCCCTCTGCAACTTTACCCCCGCCATATCCCTTGTCAAAATGATCCCCATTTCCATCACAATTACTAACATTgtccctcttctttttcttcttcttgtcatGCACCTCTACTGGATCAGAAGCCTCTCTCTTTTCAGCACCCTCACCTCCCCTCTCTGCAATTGCACCTCTATGTTCCCTGAAATTAAGAAACTCacccttcttctccttcttctcgTCCTCCTTCCTCCTCACAACAGCATCCACTACCGGACGATTGGGTTCTTCATTCTCAAGCCTCCCATTGCTATTACTCTCCTGTCGCTGCCTtttgggcttgggctttgTTTCTAACTCGAGCCCATGACTCACTTCCTGACTCACCACAACACTCCGAGTCGGATTCTCTCCGACGGTCTCTGCGTCGTCATTTTCAGCCTCCGACCTATGCCGCGATCGCCTGCGTTGGGACCTCGGCGCTTTGAGCTCCTTATGGAGCTGCTTCAGCTCCTTGAACGATGCCAAGGCGCGTTGGAGGTACACGCTGAACTCTTGCGACGCGCCGGTGTCGCTGGAGACGAAGGAGGACAAAGTCGAGGTCGctttggagagagagattggCTTTCTGGAGAGGACGGTCCCTGAGACCGTCATGGTTGATTGAGCGTTTCTAGGGTTTTAGGGAGAATGGGAGGGTTTTTATCTTAGGGTTTTCAATTTAGGGCggatatttaaataataataaataaataaatagtgctgctaaacgaatcttaaaattaactgagtacaccctactatCAAATTTGCATTGCAATATATAGTTTTGGTGCTCACAAATAACGCAGCGAGTACTAGTTTATGATTGAtattatgaaattaaagattttgatgaaatccaaaatttgaaaagaaggcacaaattcatgtaaaaagagaaaccTGATTTATGATTGGTATTAGAGTGTTGTACTAGggctatttttggtagttaaatagggtgtacttagttaattttacattttgattaaaatattagggttaACTTAGATTATAGGatgtactcaattaattttagggttctttTAGTAGCACTCTAAATAAAACGTCATAACATGGATAGTTCGGAGAATGCAGCTAAATAGGTATGCTCCAAGTAACTTTGACTGTTGGATGTTACTACAACCCCTTTTGGAATTGTTTTTTTGGGCAAAAATCTGcttcactttaaagttaagcagtttaaggtgtttggtaaaaataaaatatcctgattattttaaaagttgtGGCCTTTTGACAGCAGCTTTTAAAAGCAGACTCTGGATTGCTTTTCAATGCTGCTTTTAAAAGAAGCTTAGATGAGCCTTCAATGAATATTTttaattcctaaaataccattattaatttttagaaATGAGATCACCTCCACATCCAACTCCACCACCTCTACCGCCATCGCCACATCCTCCTCCGCCAacccacctccaccaccacctcctcctcttcaacctccaccacctccacctccacttcCACAACCACCATCCTCACAacagttttatattaaaatttaccaaacgtttttgacaatatttttttgtattaacagcactttaaaaatattgtttaccaaacatggagctgctttactttacagctaattaatttcaaagcACAGTAAAAGCAactgttttttaaaatgacaGCAATCCCAAACTAGCCCTACTTCTTTAtggcttgattttctttttgtgaaatTCAGTTTGGTTGAAAGTCACCATTTGTGCTTtttgtagtttcaatttgataaattttgtTCATGTAGTTAGAATAGTTTGAATTCCAAACAATTCAAGAACAAACCCTAATTTTCGCCAAATCACTCTACTTTCTATACACATGGAGGAGCATTTCGGTCCACTCTTACAACCCATCCCCAATCACCCCACAACCACCTTCTCCCATCTTTCATCCCCCTCTTGATCCAACCTCCTCCAAACCCAACCCACTCTCCACCCTATACCAAGACCCAATCACCCCTACAACCACTTTCTCCCCTCCCAACCCAACATTCTGCTCGTATTCCTTCACATCCactttttccctctctctttatTATAAAACTCCAACCCTAATTTCATGCATTGCCCAAAACCTCTCCTTATGAACTCAAATTtctgaaaacaaaactaaaaggTTACACAATTTTTTGTATTCAAGATTGAAGGTAAGGGACATCGAGACTTGAAAACATAAGAAAAGCTACAAGAGGGGTTAGGGTCGCTTTGGGAGTGGTTGAGGAGGGGGTGTAATATTGGACCGAAATGCCACTCAATGTAAACATGATTTAGAGTAATTGACAGATATTGGAGACTGTCATTGAATTGCTTGGAATTCAAAACTACAAGGACACAATTGATTAAATTGAAACTACAAGGACTTAAGTGGTAAACtacatgaacaaaaaaaatgaccTTTTGACATTTCCTATTGAGAGGagtgataatatgctaaacTCATACACACAACACAGGTGCTAGAACTCGAACCCAAGACCTTGTTTGGGGAGAAATTACTTCAAACCACTATACTAGTGGATCTTTTGCTTATcaactatttttgttttttttagtacaagctaTTGGGGGAGGGGTTTCCATAAGTATTCATTGGGTGTCTGAGGGTTTTGAACCTCTGCCCACATGAATGGAAGTGGAAGAGCTCAACCtactaaataatttttaaattcattATGTGTTATTAAATACACGATGAATTGGAATACATCCGTCTGATGTGACTCTCACATGCGATTTTTTGATGGGCACCAtgagtaggggtgggcacggtccgGTCCAATCTGGTTTTCACCTTGCAACGGAATCGAAATCGGTATTATTTAACCGGTGTGGTTCAGTTTGGttttggtgaaatttttttatgaaactGATCGATTCGGTTTAAACTGGTTCCggtgtgtttttttatttttccagttACGGAccagatatttttttatttatttttacaaattccaactaaaaatttattttttgagctTAAAAGTTCACAAatgatccaatttcatgcaaagaGAGTTAATTGGGCCTAAAAAAGAAAGGTGCTTGAAACTGGACTTGGGGAAATATTAGTTATGGGATTAGAAATTAAGCATTAGActtaaatgattaaaaaaagaaaaagaaaatgcaattGGTTTGATTTGATCTGATTTTGTAAGGTGTGAAATCGGCATTGAAATCAGTTTGAATTGATTCATTGCCAGTTTAttgactttttaatcaatacaattttttttcgattttttctATCCGATATAGCTTGGTGTTCTAGTTTTTCGGCCTCGATGCCCACCCTTAACCACGGGGTATCATCAACAATTTTTTGAGACACCCTATGATCAGTGCAATttggcaagaaaaaaaagggggggaaaaaaaaaagaaacaaaactatATATTGTTCACGCATATGCCGACTGTGCAGCCCTTTACCCAGCCAGCCTAAAACCCCAACCCAAAACCTTTCTGAGCTGTCGTCccccccttctctctctctctctacccgTCAACACTGagtgctctctctctttctcgaaTCAACTGCACATGTTCCTGCGCCTTCTCCATTGAAGCTACACAGTCGGCGCCATCTCCATTTGGTATTTGTTCTTTATTATATCTTTAAATTTGTAGCATAGTAATTTCGAAATGCAAAAGAGACATccttttataatatttcaatagTTGTTATCAAGTTAGCCCGGAATTTTGAGTATTTCAATCTAGTTTTGTGGGTACAAATATATCTCCAATTAACCAATTTTtatctcccttttttttcttatctcGAAGTAGTCTTTTTGTGGTGTTGATCAATGAGGACGATGAATAGAGGCCAAGCCAAGACCCTAATCTTCACCAAACAGCCCTTCATCGAAGACGAAGGGCATCGTAAAATGTAagaccttttttctttctttcttgaatTTCAATTGGTTCAGTTTGATACTAGTAAAACCATGTCATTTTTGATTACTCAATGCATGGTATCGTTGTGCCTGTAGAGAAAAATGGCAATTCAGCGCCATGTCCGACACGGAGATTGTCAATATGGCTGAAACTCAAATTTATAAATGCAATTATTATGATCCCAATCAAAAGCCTATCGAAGGCGGCTTATTGGACCCCCGCTTGGTACACTCTCACCCTTGAATTGTTATAGCAAATGCTTTTGGTTATTGTTGAAgccttttttggttgttttaatTGGATATTGTTGCAAGTTTAGATTTAGTGAATGAGTTATGCCAGAACCGTCACTACAATTGACTCACACACTGGATACCATTTTCCGCAttccaattttctttgtattaATTTCACGTGCATTCACATTTCAcatggacaattcaagtttgaaaTGATTAAATACAGAAGAAGGAATTACTATGTAGCTTTCAAACTATGGAGTATGCTTTACTTGGCTGTCCTTGTTTGTTTCAGGGCCCTGCAAATAAGAGTAGTGGTGAGTGTGCGACATGTGGTGCGGTAATGAAGGACTGTCCAGGGCACTTTGGATTCTTGGTGCTTGCCCTCCCTGTTTTGAATGTTGGATATTTAAGTACTGTTGTGGACATTTTGAAGTGCATTTGCAAGGTACAAGAATTGTGTTCCTTccatttgtgatttttttctaGTAACTTTTTATTGTTGAATTTTATTCACGAGGGGTTTCCATGATAAATTTCcgctattattattatttttgtagttATGTTCTGGCATACTTTTGGAGGAGGGAATGCGCAACGActttttgaagaagatgagaagtCCCAAGATGGAGCCTTTGAGGAAAACCGAGTTGATGAAAAAGATAGTGAAGAAGTGTAATAACTTGACAACCAATTATAGACCAGTGAAGTGCTCCAAATGTGGATTTATAAATGGTTTGGtttctatattttttctttatactttcatcaaatttcttttttcggtGGCTGGAGCTTCTGTCATCTTTCAAAAAGCGTAGTGATTGCCTTGATATGTAATGTATGACAGGTTCAGTGAAGAAGGCCGTGGGTGTGCTGGGCATTATTCATGATCGTTCAAAACTTAATGGTGTTATGGATGACTTTCGAACAACACTTTCTCACACGAAAGAGTCCAAGGCATCCTTTAATGTGGCAACTCATATGCTAAACCCTGCTAGAATTTATTCTCTGTTTAAAAGGATGGTTGATGAGGTACTTGTATATGAGAGTCTTAAGAACCCTTTAATTCTATAGAAGTTGATTATTTTGGTAACTTTAATTTTATAGTTGGTAagcaaaaaaaaggaaaaaagaaagaatatggTGGATGCTAGCCATTTTCTTGCATCTCTGTTCCTCTTGAAGCAGATTTATATATTCTATTGTTATTGCAGGACTGTGAGTTGCTTAATCTTTCGAATAGACCACAGAACCTCATCATCAAAAACATTGCTGTGCCACCTATAGCTATTCGGCCTTCTGTTATTGTGGATAGATCACTGAGGTTGTCTCAACATGCCATTTATTCACTTGCAGattttttctccctttttctctCATATGTTTTACTTAGGTGTCATCATATCCTTCTGCGGTATTCCAGTGGTTTTAAGGTGGCACAGTTGCAAATGATGCTGATTGGGTTTCAATTTTTCCTATTGCAGCAATGAAAATGACATTACAGAGAGGTTAAAGAGAATTATTCAATCCAATGCTATTCTTAGACGGGATTTATTAGAAGCAAAATCTGCACCCAAATGTTTGGTATGATAGAGGACACTTGTCTGACCTGGAGTACTGCAAGGCTTGTTGTATTGTGCCTTCAATGATGTCTTTGTTCATAGTTTATTGTTAGTATAGTCTCCTTATTTACTTCACATTTGTACATGAAATTC
Protein-coding regions in this window:
- the LOC18774435 gene encoding chitinase 2 produces the protein MLSNKNETPAPKQIYCRKINIQSITYFYKYLAQGSTTASQKYRTSIFPLSVAMTTFKLLMFLSLQMFFTTMSSIQAANSKLFREYIGAENNGVTFEEVPVDSKVEFHFILSFAIDYTQSNHPTPTNGNFNVFWDTQNLTPAHVSAIKARHQNAKVALSLGGDTVSNKYAYFSPTSINSWVRNAINSIVQITEKYHLDGIDIDYEHFQTDPNTFAECIGRLLFYLKQNNIVSFTSIAPYENDAVQPYYLALWRKYGHLIDYVNFQFYAYDKGTTINQFLKHFEIQSSNYKGGKILVSFGTDGSGGLSPEHGFFEACARLQRQGKLHGIFIWSADDSKKAHFRYEKQSQTFLASIK
- the LOC18774212 gene encoding laccase-17, which codes for MGVPLISSPPFLTLFLFSFMTLCLSPQHALASITRHYKFDIKLQNVTRLCQTKSIVTVNGQFPGPRIVAREGDQLLIKVINHVQNNISVHWHGIRQLRTGWADGPAYVTQCPIQTGHSYVYNFTIVGQRGTLWWHAHISWLRSTVYGPLIILPKLGVPYPFTKPYKAVPIIFGEWWNADPEAVISQALQTGGGPNVSDAYTLNGLPGPLYNCSAKDAFKLKVEAGKTYLLRLINAALNDELFFSIANHTLKVVEADAVYVKPFETHTILIAPGQTTNVLLKTKPSFPNATFFLTARPYVTGLGTFDNSTVAGILVYEFPPNTKTLKMKKLPLFKPNLPALNDTSFATKFNDKLRSLNNARFPANVPQKVDKHFFFTVGLGTNPCSQHNRTCQGPNGTMFAASINNISFAMPNTALLQSHFSSQSNGVYTPDFPTNPIIPFNYTGAPPNDTMVSNGTKLVVLQFNTSVELVMQDTSILGAESHPLHLHGFNFFVVGQGFGNFDRNKDPAKFNLVDPVERNTVGVPSGGWVAIRFLADNPGVWFMHCHLEIHTSWGLKMAWVVLDGKLPNQKLLPPPADLPKC
- the LOC18775032 gene encoding histone-lysine N-methyltransferase, H3 lysine-79 specific — its product is MTVSGTVLSRKPISLSKATSTLSSFVSSDTGASQEFSVYLQRALASFKELKQLHKELKAPRSQRRRSRHRSEAENDDAETVGENPTRSVVVSQEVSHGLELETKPKPKRQRQESNSNGRLENEEPNRPVVDAVVRRKEDEKKEKKGEFLNFREHRGAIAERGGEGAEKREASDPVEVHDKKKKKKRDNVSNCDGNGDHFDKGYGGGKVAEGPGEGVERREAADSAEMHNKKKNKKKGDTVGNSVAVEMHDKKKKKNKEDNVGNSDENAVQIEKGDGEAKIRNEEVKKEEGKKRKSGVLDAMEENLDKKKKRRKS